The bacterium genome window below encodes:
- a CDS encoding 30S ribosomal protein S21, giving the protein MATINVREGESYESFMRRFRRACEKAGILRDYKRHEFYEKPSEKRKRKLIEARRKTWRKRQKDTQY; this is encoded by the coding sequence TTGGCAACTATAAATGTGCGCGAAGGTGAATCTTACGAAAGCTTTATGCGTCGTTTTCGCAGAGCCTGCGAAAAAGCAGGCATATTGCGTGACTACAAGCGTCATGAGTTTTACGAAAAACCAAGCGAGAAGCGCAAACGCAAGCTTATAGAGGCGCGGCGCAAGACTTGGCGCAAGCGCCAGAAGGATACTCAGTACTGA